A single region of the Lates calcarifer isolate ASB-BC8 linkage group LG16_LG22, TLL_Latcal_v3, whole genome shotgun sequence genome encodes:
- the sfxn4 gene encoding sideroflexin-4 — MDPVLLYWKNEGQSFLSRVKLWFNLLDPSSLLSSDAEIQKAHSLLRSGENREKDAPAPTLALSSVHADSGAVLPLVFRPPAFLPISAPLVVASFLPHSGVKPALFWQFLLQSYSTGFNYANRNSSSEQGKTTSLKQLLLIAGTVSYTACAGALPQIFINRLRVRSAPVQTFLRSILPIPLSAALAFFNVVTVRSEESDSGIQVFDSNGNPVGFSKAAGEKAVMETATSRAAMFGTTAAVPNLLIFLLQRTRLFQRSPLLVAPLRHMSVAFVLGLMIPVSFGLFPQLGTIKKEKLEEELQAAAVDGHLFYHRGL, encoded by the exons ATGGATCCTGTTCTGTTATACTGGAAAAACGAGGGGCAG TCGTTCCTCAGCCGAGTGAAGCTCTGGTTTAATCTCCTGGATCCATCGTCGCTGCTCTCCTCTGAT GCTGAAATACAGAAGGCCCACTCTCTTCTTAGAAGTGGCGAGAACAGGGAAAAGGATGCACCTGCACCGACCCTCGCTCTT TCGTCTGTCCACGCTGATTCTGGAGCTGTTCTTCCTCTAGTTTTCCGGCCTCCAG catttttgcCAATATCAGCTCCTCTG gtggTTGCCAGTTTTTTACCTCACAGCGGCGTCAAACCAGCTCTGTTCTGGCAG tttttgctgCAGAGTTACAGCACTGGGTTCAACTATGCAAACAGAAATTCCTCATCAGAGCAG GGTAAGACGACGTCTCTGAAGCAGCTTCTGTTGATCGCTGGGACGGTCTCCTACACAGCGTGTGCAGGG gctCTTCCTCAAATTTTCATCAACCGACTCAGAGTGAGGAGCGCACCAGTCCAGACTTTCCTCAGGTCGATATTACCGATCCCACTCTCAG CTGCTCTGGCCTTCTTCAATGTCGTCACTGTCAGAAGCGAGGAGTCAGACTCGGGGATCCAGGTGTTTGATTCCAATGGAAATCCTGTCGGTTTCTcaaaagcagcaggagaaaag GCCGTGATGGAAACTGCGACGTCGAGAGCGGCCATGTTTGGCACGACCGCCGCCGTTCCTAATCTGCTGATTTTCCTTTTACAGAG GACGAGGCTCTTCCAGAGGAGCCCCCTGCTGGTCGCTCCTCTCCGTCACATGAGCGTAGCGTTTGTTCTCGGGCTGATGATCCCGGTGTCGTTCGGTCTCTTCCCTCAGCTGGGGACG ATAAAGAAGGaaaagctggaggaggagctgcaggctgCTGCAGTCGACGGACATTTATTCTATCACAGAGGACTCTGA
- the dennd10 gene encoding DENN domain-containing protein 10 → MATTEMQLMLSVALIEKDVNGDTLWVWCYPSVDSDLRTVLLSKCCLTQDSSRDFHTFVFGQFCRTWYYITTVEVQEPTALNKVTHFSIVVTAKDFNPEKYAALSRILCRMYVKHGSPVKMMEAYITVLTKGICQSDENGSFLIKDYDVRKAYLAGSVKDVVSQFGMETIILYTALMLKKRIVVHHPRIEALLEFTRVLPALTWHRKDWSILHPYEHLTDIELEDLKKCPGYIAGFVDPEVSNRSDLFDVFVNLPDGVITVSQSAKEAMAMGKLHKDVGQLIVQSAEDTERSDSQVIKDISIKTKEILANLVALANECEDSKITLEALKQHHFPPATENFLFHLAAAEQLLRI, encoded by the exons ATGGCAACAACTGAAATGCAGCTTATGTTAAGCGTCGCATTAATCG aGAAAGATGTGAACGGAGACACGCTGTGGGTGTGGTGCTATCCCTCTGTGGACTCAGACCTGAGGACAGTCCTGCTCAGTAAGTGCTGCCTGACTCAGGACAGCAGCCGGGACTTCCACACCTTTGTGTTTGGTCAGTTCTGTCGCACCTGGTACTACATAACCACAGTGGAGGTACAGGAACCTACAGCGCTGAACAAG GTCACTCATTTTTCAATAGTCGTCACAGCAAAAGACTTCAACCCTGAGAAATATGCTGCTCTCAGTCGGATCCTCTGCAG GATGTACGTCAAACACGGCAGTCCGGTGAAGATGATGGAGGCGTACATCACCGTCCTCACCAAAGGGATCTGTCAGAGCGATGAAAACGGCTCCTTTCTCATTAAGGACTACGACGTTCGGAAGGCGTACCTGGCCGGTTCAGTCAAAG ACGTGGTGTCTCAGTTTGGTATGGAGACGATCATCCTGTACACGGCGCTCATGCTGAAGAAGAGGATCGTCGTCCATCACCCTCGTATCGAAGCACTGTTGGAGTTTACGAG AGTTCTGCCAGCGCTGACGTGGCACAGGAAAGACTGGTCCATCCTGCACCCGTACGAGCACCTGACTGATATTGAGCTGGAGGATTTGAAGAAATGCCCTG gCTACATAGCAGGATTCGTAGATCCCGAAGTGAGCAACAGATCGGAcctgtttgatgtgtttgtgaacCTCCCCGACGGCGTTATCACCGTATCTCAGAGCGCCAAAG AGGCCATGGCTATGGGGAAGTTACACAAAGATGTTGGTCAGCTTATCGTCCAGTctgcagaggacacagagaggtcagacaGTCAGGTGATTAAG GACATCTCCATTAAGACAAAAGAGATCCTCGCCAACTTGGTCGCCCTGGCTAACGAGTGTGAAGACTCTAAAATCACACTTGAAGCTTTAAAGCAGCATCATTTTCCTCCGGCGACAGAaaacttcctctttcatttgGCAGCTGCCGAACAACTCCTACGGATATAa
- the eif3s10 gene encoding eukaryotic translation initiation factor 3 subunit A — MPAYFQRPENALKRANEFLEVGKKQPALDVLYDVIKSKKHRTWQKIHEPIMLKYLELCVDLRKSHLAKEGLYQYKNICQQVNIKSLEDVVRAYLKLAEEKTETAKEESQQMVLDIEDLDNIQTPESVLLSAVSGEDTQDRTDRLLLTPWVKFLWESYRQCLDLLRNNSKVERLYHDIAQQAFKFCLQYTRKAEFRKLCDNLRMHLGQIQRHHNQSTAINLNNPESQSMHLETRLVQLDSAISMELWQEAFKAVEDIHGLFALSKKPPKPQLMANYYNKVSTVFWKSGNALFHACTLHRLYHLSREMRKNLTQDEMQRMSTRVLLATLSIPITPERTDIARLLDMDGIIVEKHRRLATLLGLQSPPTRQSLINDMVRFNLLQYVVPEVKDLYNWLEVDFHPLKLSGRVTKVLNWVRDQAEKEADLQQYVPHLQSNTILRLLQQVAQIYQSIEFSRLASLVPFVDAFQLERSIVDAARHCDLQVRIDHTSRTLSFGSDLNYSTKEDAPVGPFLQNMPSEQIRNQLTAMSASLAKAIQVIKPASILQEREEQNQQAIAAYLKNARKDHQRILARRQTIEERKERLESLNIQREKEELEQREAEMQKVRKAEEERLRQEAKEREKERIMQEHEQIKKKTVRERLEQIKKTELGAKAFKDIDIEDLEELDPDFIMAKQVEQLEKEKKELQERLKNQEKKIDYFERAKRLEEIPLIKKAYEEQRIKDMELWELQEEERISNMKVEREKALEHKKRMSRMMEDKENFLSKITAARSFIYEEKLKAFQERLVEERKKRLEDRKRQRKEDRRNAYYRQKEEEAQRIHEEQLKKEREERERLEQEQREEEEREYQERLRKLEEQERKQRARQQEIEERERRREEERRGQPEEKTKEWGDKEEGGWRRRTEGGGESEWRRPPPDREWRQETQDNDREEREVPFRRGDSRREDRGPRRGFDDDRGPRRGGDDDRPLRRGMDDDRPPRRAFDDDRGPRRGGDDDRGPRRGFDDDRGPRRGFDDDRGPRRGMDDSRGPRRGVDDDWGPRRGGDDDRGGRRGMDDGPRRGGDDAKPWKPLGRPGGWREREKAREESWGPPRGGDHDDGDEGEGDERPSDRFRDRRPHREEGAWRRGGGGTDEGSGWRDARRDDTDRDDRRDRDDRRDDRRDDRRGDRRDRDRDRDDRDHRGPTRDPDEGGSWRRGGDDKREERDRDRPRDRERDRDRDADGEKGWRTEKEMPRRTKNETDDDGWTTVRR; from the exons ATGCCGGCGTATTTTCAGCGGCCAGAGAACGCTCTGAAACGAGCGAACG AGTTTCTTGAGGTTGGCAAGAAACAGCCAGCGTTGGATGTTTTGTACGATGTCATCAAGAGCAAAAAACATCGAACATGGCAGAAGATCCACGAGCCCATCATGCTCAAGTACCTGGAGCTCTGCGTGGATCTGCGCAAGAGCCACCTGGCCAAGGAGGGTCTGTACCAGTACAAGAACATCTGCCAGCAG gtGAATATCAAATCTCTGGAGGATGTGGTTAGAGCTTACCTGAAGCTGGCGGAGGAGAAGACGGAGACCGCCAAGGAGGAGTCCCAGCAGATGGTCCTGGACATCGAGGATCTGGACAACATCCAGACCCCAGAAAG TGTGCTCCTGAGCGCTGTGAGCGGAGAGGACACTCAGGATCGTACCGACCGCCTGCTGCTCACTCCCTGGGTCAAGTTCCTGTGGGAGTCCTACCGCCAGTGCCTGGACCTGCTCCGAAACAACTCCAAGGTGGAGCGTCTGTACCATGACATTGCCCAGCAAG CATTCAAGTTCTGCCTTCAGTACACCCGCAAAGCTGAGTTTCGCAAGCTCTGTGACAACCTGCGTATGCACCTGGGGCAGATCCAGCGCCACCACAACCAGAGCACCGCCATCAACCTGAACAACCCTGAGAGCCAGTCCATGCACCTGGAGACGCGTCTGGTGCAGCTGGACAGCGCTATTAGCATGGAGCTCTGGCAG GAAGCGTTCAAGGCTGTTGAGGACATCCACGGTCTGTTTGCTCTTTCCAAGAAGCCTCCCAAACCCCAGCTGATGGCCAACTACTACAACAAGGTGTCTACTGTGTTCTGGAAATCTGGAAACGCTCTCTTCCACGCCTGCACCCTTCACCGCCTCTACCACCTGTCCAGGGAGATGCGCAAGAACCTGACCCAAGACGAGATGCAGAG GATGTCCACCAGAGTCCTCCTGGCCACCCTCTCCATCCCCATCACCCCCGAGCGCACGGATATCGCCCGGCTGCTGGACATGGACGGCATCATTGTGGAGAAGCACCGCAGGCTGGCCACTCTCCTGGGCCTGCAGTCCCCACCGACCCGCCAGAGTCTCATCAATGACATG GTGAGATTTAATCTGCTGCAGTATGTCGTACCTGAAGTGAAAGATCTTTACAACTGGCTAGAGGTCGACTTTCATCCTCTGAAACTGAGCGGAAGAGTCACCAAG GTGTTGAACTGGGTCAGAGACCAGGCTGAGAAGGAGGCTGATCTGCAGCAGTATGTTCCTCACCTGCAGAGCAACACCATCCTGAGGCTCCTGCAGCAG gtCGCACAGATCTACCAGAGCATCGAGTTCAGCCGTCTGGCCTCCCTGGTTCCATTTGTTGACGCCTTCCAGCTGGAGCGCTCTATCGTGGACGCCGCCCGCCACTGTGACCTCCAG gTCCGGATAGACCACACCTCTCGGACTCTGAGCTTTGGCTCTGACCTGAACTACTCAACCAAAGAAGATGCTCCTGTCGGTCCGTTCCTCCAGAACATGCCGTCAGAGCAGATCAGGAACCAGCTGACTGCCATGTCTGCTTCTTTGGCCAAAGCCATCCAGGTCATCAAGCCTGCCTCCATCCTG CAAGAGCGTGAGGAGCAGAACCAGCAGGCCATCGCCGCCTACCTGAAAAACGCCCGCAAGGATCACCAGCGCATCCTGGCTCGCAGGCAGACCATCGAGGAGCGTAAGGAGCGCCTGGAGAGCCTGAACATCCAGCGTGagaaggaggagctggagcagcGGGAGGCTGAGATGCAGAAGGTCCGCAAGGCCGAGGAGGAGCGTCTGCGGCAGGAGGccaaggagagggagaaggagcgCATCATGCAGGAGCACGAGCAGATCAAGAAGAAGACGGTCCGCGAACGGCTGGAGCAGATCAAGAAGACTGAACTCGGAGCCAAGGCCTTTAAGGATATTGATATTGAG gacctggaggagctggatCCTGACTTCATCATGGCCAAAcaggtggagcagctggagaaggagaagaaggagctCCAGGAGCGTCTGAAGAACCAGGAGAAGAAG ATCGACTACTTTGAGAGAGCCAAACGCCTCGAGGAGATTCCTCTCATCAAGAAGGCTTACGAGGAGCAGCGCATCAAGGACATGGAACTGTGGGAgctccaggaggaggagagg ATCAGCAACATGAAAGTTGAGCGGGAGAAGGCTCTGGAGCACAAGAAGCGCATGTCCAGGATGATGGAGGACAAAGAAAACTTCTTGTCAAAGATAACCGCTGCTCGTAGCTTCATCTACGAG gaaaaactgaaagcTTTCCAGGAGCGtttggtggaggagaggaagaagcgCCTGGAGGACAGGAAGAGGCAGCGCAAAGAGGACAGGCGTAACGCTTACTACCgccagaaggaggaggaggcacagCGCATCCACGAGGAGCAGCTTAAGAAAG AGCGCGAGGAGCGTGAACGCCTGGAGCAAGAgcagcgagaggaggaggagagggagtaCCAGGAGCGTCTGCGcaagctggaggagcaggaacGGAAGCAGCGCGCTCGTCAGCAGGAGATCGAGGAGCGGGAGCGCCGTcgtgaggaggagagaaggggcCAGCCAGAAGAGAAAACCAAG GAGTGGGGCGAtaaggaggagggaggatggaggcGGCGCACTGAGGGAGGAGGTGAATCAGAGTGGCGTCGTCCTCCacctgacag GGAGTGGAGACAGGAGACGCAGGACAAtgacagggaggagagggaggtgcCCTTCAGGCGAGGAGACTCCCGCAGAGAAGACAGAGGTCCCCGTCGTGGCTTTGACGACGATCGCGGTCCGCGTCGTGGCGGCGATGATGACCGTCCTCTGCGCAGAGGGATGGACGATGACCGTCCTCCTCGCAGAGCCTTCGATGATGACCGCGGCCCGAGGAGGGGCGGAGATGACGATCGCGGCCCGAGGCGTGGTTTCGACGACGACCGCGGTCCCAGACGCGGCTTTGACGACGATAGAGGTCCTCGCAGGGGCATGGACGACTCCAGGGGTCCCAGACGTGGGGTCGACGACGACTGGGGTCCCAGGAGAGGAGGCGATGATgacagaggtggaagaagaggCATGGATGATGGACCGCGGCGTGGAGGTGATGATGCCAAACCCTGGAAACCCCTGGGCAGACCTG GTGGTTGGCGTGAGCGGGAGAAGGCCCGAGAGGAGAGCTGGGGACCCCCCCGCGGTGGCGACCATGACGATGGTGATGAGGGCGAAGGAGATGAAAGACCCAGCGACCGCTTCAGAGACCGGCGTCCGCACAG AGAGGAGGGCGCCTGGAGGAGAGGCGGCGGAGGCACAGATGAGGGGAGTGGCTGGAGAGATGCTCGCAGGGACGACACCGACCGCGACGATCGCCGTGACCGAGATGATCGCCGTGATGATCGCCGTGACGATCGCCGTGGTGACCGCCGTGATcgggacagagacagagacgaCCGTGACCACAGAGGTCCAACCAGAGATCCTGACGAGG GTGGCTCTTGGCGTCGTGGAGGCGATGATAAGCGGGAGGAGCGGGACAGAGACCGGCCGCGAGACAGAGAACGCGACCGGGACCGCGACGCCGACGGAGAAAAGGGTTGGCGCACTGAGAAGGAAATGCCTCGTCGCACCAAGAACGAGACGGATGATGACGGCTGGACCACCGTCCGCCGctga
- the emx2 gene encoding homeobox protein EMX2 has translation MFQPTPKRCFTIESLVAKDNPVPASRSEEPIRPAALSYANSGQMNPFLNGFHSGGRGVYSNPDLVFAEAVSHPPNSAVPVHPVAPPHALAAHPLSSSHSPHPLFASQQRDPSTFYPWLLHRYRYLGHRFQGNETSPESFLLHNALARKPKRIRTAFSPSQLLRLEHAFEKNHYVVGAERKQLAHSLSLTETQVKVWFQNRRTKFKRQKLEEEGSESQQKKKGSHHINRWRLATKQASPEEIDVTSDD, from the exons ATGTTTCAACCTACACCCAAGAGGTGTTTTACTATAGAGTCTTTAGTGGCGAAGGATAATCCCGTACCGGCGTCCCGCTCCGAGGAGCCCATCAGGCCAGCGGCTCTCAGCTATGCAAACTCCGGCCAGATGAACCCCTTTCTGAACGGCTTTCACTCCGGCGGCAGGGGCGTCTACTCTAACCCGGACTTGGTGTTCGCCGAGGCGGTCTCTCATCCGCCAAACTCCGCCGTCCCGGTGCATCCGGTGGCCCCGCCGCACGCTCTGGCCGCTCACCCGCTTTCCTCCTCGCACAGTCCGCACCCTCTTTTCGCCAGCCAGCAAAGGGACCCCTCAACTTTCTACCCCTGGTTATTACACAGATATAGGTACTTGGGTCACAGATTTCAAG GTAATGAAACGAGTCCGGAGAGCTTCCTTTTGCACAACGCGCTGGCCAGAAAGCCCAAAAGAATCCGGACAGCTTTTTCACCCTCGCAACTCCTGCGGCTCGAACACGCGTTTGAGAAAAACCATTACGTGGTGGGAGCAGAAAGGAAACAGCTCGCCCACAGCCTTAGCCTCACAGAAACTCAG GTAAAAGTGTGGTTTCAGAACCGGAGGACGAAGTTCAAGCGACAGAagttggaggaggagggctcGGAGTCtcagcagaagaagaagggaTCGCATCACATAAACCGGTGGAGACTGGCGACTAAACAGGCGAGTCCGGAGGAGATTGATGTCACCTCGGacgattaa